A single region of the Thermomicrobiales bacterium genome encodes:
- a CDS encoding decaprenyl-phosphate phosphoribosyltransferase has protein sequence MAVPSDQHAIRPLPGDPVLQVDESEGEIIAPATLALPAERELVEPGRHLPPLLRALRPVQWSKNLLVFAALLFSLNVFDFGRFVQAVGAFVVFCAASSAIYLLNDIRDRDQDAHHPVKRMRPIASGQVSPSTASIMAIVLAAGSLVGGYLIDPKLALVVVAYLGLMVSYSFGLKKVVLLDVIMISIGFVLRAAAGAVAIDVPISPWLYICSMLLALMLGFGKRRHEILMLRDSASQHRANLDAYSVPLLDQIIAVTSSAAVVAYSVYTFTSPALPDNHAMMLTIPIVLYAVFRYLFLIYKEHLGGSPELLLMHDRPTQLSIVLWAIASGAILYWS, from the coding sequence ATGGCCGTTCCGTCAGATCAGCACGCAATCCGCCCGCTACCAGGCGACCCCGTGCTTCAGGTCGATGAAAGCGAGGGCGAGATCATCGCCCCGGCAACTTTGGCGCTGCCAGCCGAGCGTGAGCTGGTCGAACCGGGACGCCATCTTCCGCCGCTGCTTCGCGCCCTGCGGCCGGTGCAATGGTCGAAGAACCTGCTCGTCTTTGCGGCGTTGCTCTTCTCGCTCAATGTTTTCGACTTCGGGCGGTTCGTGCAGGCGGTCGGCGCCTTTGTGGTGTTCTGTGCGGCGTCCAGCGCCATTTACCTGCTGAACGACATTCGGGACCGCGACCAGGATGCGCATCATCCGGTCAAGCGGATGCGCCCGATCGCGTCTGGACAGGTCAGCCCCTCGACCGCGTCCATCATGGCGATTGTGCTCGCCGCAGGTTCGCTCGTTGGCGGATATCTGATCGACCCCAAGCTGGCGCTGGTGGTGGTGGCCTACCTCGGATTGATGGTTTCGTACTCGTTCGGGCTGAAAAAGGTCGTTCTGCTCGATGTAATCATGATCTCGATCGGGTTTGTCTTGCGGGCTGCCGCGGGAGCGGTTGCGATCGATGTCCCGATTTCGCCCTGGCTCTACATCTGTTCGATGCTACTGGCGCTGATGCTCGGATTTGGCAAGCGCCGGCACGAAATCCTGATGTTGCGCGATTCGGCCAGCCAGCACCGGGCGAATCTCGACGCCTATTCCGTTCCATTGCTGGATCAGATCATCGCGGTCACTTCGTCCGCGGCGGTGGTTGCCTATTCGGTGTACACGTTCACCTCACCGGCGCTTCCGGACAACCATGCCATGATGCTGACGATCCCGATCGTCCTGTACGCGGTCTTCCGCTACCTCTTCCTGATCTACAAGGAGCATCTCGGTGGAAGCCCTGAGCTCTTGCTCATGCACGATCGTCCGACGCAGCTCTCGATCGTCCTCTGGGCGATTGCCAGCGGAGCGATTCTCTACTGGAGCTGA
- the recJ gene encoding single-stranded-DNA-specific exonuclease RecJ codes for MPSSRFAQIDPRARPKSWIDPEPVPPGIDPIHDHKLAHALLYRRGIRDRSTADTFLNSRIDESIDSSLLPDFGRAVDRITAAVRNGERIGIFGDYDVDGTTSAAMLFLALFAAGAGDRTTVRLPTRAEGYGLSGAAIEEFLEKDIDLLIALDCGSADHGKVAYARALGMEVVIVDHHQMRDSGPEDAIVVSAYRPEGGVYKELSAAGLTWQLVAALEDAGLRVADDDAGAESYLDLAALGLIGDVSTMTGASRVLVREGLRRLAQETRPGMAALASAANVDLTRVSSTDVSFRITPRLNAPGRMGDPNLALNLLLAPNLGVAQGLMLQLEELNARRKRATDEITRDAERLLQRDPTWQSHPVLVVQSEGWQAGVLGIVAAKLSEAHDRPAVVLVEEDGILRGSMRSPEGFDVARALANCAPLLRTHGGHRLAGGLSLESGNVSRLIDQLTELAAERTPAIMPSLQLDAELQEKHLNLEIARLVRTLEPFGPGNEEPVFVLRNVRLQKYDAIGQTKAHLSLTVGNGRPVRAVFFNAASRSRELVGARAIDLAFTLGEGEWNGPKLDVLVKDFRAAQASPLS; via the coding sequence ATGCCTTCGAGCCGATTTGCCCAGATCGATCCCCGCGCGCGGCCGAAATCCTGGATCGATCCCGAGCCGGTGCCGCCTGGTATCGACCCCATCCACGACCACAAGCTTGCCCACGCGTTGCTCTACCGGCGGGGGATCCGCGACCGTTCGACAGCCGATACTTTCCTGAATTCGCGCATCGATGAATCGATCGACTCGTCGTTATTGCCAGACTTCGGGCGCGCGGTCGACCGGATTACTGCAGCCGTTCGCAATGGTGAGCGGATCGGAATCTTCGGAGATTACGACGTCGACGGGACGACGTCGGCAGCGATGCTTTTCCTGGCGCTCTTTGCGGCGGGCGCTGGTGACCGCACCACTGTTCGTCTGCCAACTCGCGCCGAAGGCTATGGTCTGAGCGGAGCCGCAATCGAAGAGTTTCTCGAGAAAGACATCGATCTCCTGATCGCGCTCGACTGTGGCAGCGCCGATCATGGGAAGGTGGCGTATGCTCGCGCGCTCGGGATGGAGGTGGTCATCGTCGACCACCATCAGATGCGCGATAGCGGCCCGGAAGACGCCATCGTCGTGTCCGCCTATCGTCCGGAGGGCGGAGTCTACAAAGAGCTTTCCGCGGCCGGGCTCACATGGCAGTTGGTGGCTGCGCTCGAAGATGCAGGGCTCCGTGTAGCGGACGATGATGCCGGCGCCGAGTCGTATCTGGATCTCGCCGCGCTCGGTCTCATCGGTGATGTTTCGACGATGACCGGAGCGAGCCGTGTGCTCGTCCGTGAGGGGCTGAGAAGACTGGCGCAGGAGACGCGCCCCGGCATGGCCGCACTCGCGAGCGCGGCAAACGTCGATCTCACCCGAGTGAGCTCCACGGACGTGTCGTTTCGGATCACGCCGCGTTTGAACGCCCCGGGTCGAATGGGAGACCCGAATCTGGCCCTGAACCTATTGCTTGCGCCCAATCTCGGCGTTGCTCAGGGGTTGATGCTCCAGCTGGAGGAACTCAACGCACGGCGCAAACGAGCAACGGACGAGATCACACGTGACGCCGAACGCTTGCTGCAGCGCGACCCGACCTGGCAGTCGCATCCCGTGCTGGTGGTCCAGTCCGAAGGATGGCAGGCAGGAGTGTTGGGCATCGTTGCAGCCAAGCTGTCTGAGGCGCATGATCGTCCCGCCGTCGTTCTCGTGGAAGAAGATGGAATCCTGCGGGGCTCGATGCGCTCCCCCGAAGGATTCGATGTTGCCCGAGCGCTTGCGAACTGCGCGCCGTTGCTTCGGACGCACGGCGGCCATCGCCTGGCGGGAGGCCTGAGCCTCGAATCTGGCAACGTCTCGCGCTTGATCGATCAGTTGACCGAGCTTGCAGCGGAACGGACGCCAGCGATCATGCCCTCGTTGCAGCTGGATGCCGAGTTGCAGGAAAAGCATCTGAATCTCGAGATCGCTCGCCTGGTGCGCACGTTGGAGCCGTTTGGCCCTGGCAACGAGGAGCCCGTGTTCGTGCTTCGCAATGTGAGACTCCAGAAATACGACGCCATAGGTCAAACCAAAGCGCATCTCAGTCTCACAGTTGGCAATGGTCGGCCGGTGCGAGCAGTCTTCTTCAATGCCGCGTCACGTTCGCGTGAACTGGTCGGCGCGCGTGCGATCGATCTTGCCTTCACGCTGGGGGAAGGCGAATGGAATGGTCCAAAGCTTGATGTCCTGGTGAAGGACTTTCGCGCCGCGCAGGCGTCGCCGCTCTCGTGA
- the lon gene encoding endopeptidase La encodes MSRHELYAHRYPLLPLKNVVIFPRNIVTLLVGRPRSIQAVEEALSGNHRLVVTAHRDADAEDPSPDDLYSIGSLVDLVSVERQPSNAIQVVLEGKSRVRISQFDTVRPYFTIAAEELREPKNDSPDTRALMQHVQELASRYNDAREKMAPEILDMVQRATDPGHLADLLATQIVSETGRRQHFLELVEPIKRLEEIAVHLAEDLNVAELESRIQDRVREQVEKQQREYYLTQQLKAIHDELSGEGGNELDGFRQKIKNSGMPADIEDKMLREVGRLERMPSVSAEATVVRTYLDVMLALPWAEQSVDRLDIDEAEALLNEDHYGLEQVKDRILDFLAVRKLRTENGMSDRASSQILCLAGPPGVGKTSLGRSIAASMGRKFVRVSLGGVRDEAEIRGHRRTYIGAMPGRIITAMRQAETTNPVILLDEIDKLSADFRGDPAAALLEVLDPEQNAQFTDHFIDAPYDLSKVLFVTTANYLQQVPRPLRDRMEIIEISGYTEDEKVEIGKRYLLPRQLVSHGLKPENVDLPRSSWSFLVRGYTREAGVRELEREIAAICRKVAREVVRGKHTDEPISVALIEHYLGPRHFQVDHDLGDSQVGVAMGLGTTEIGGELIPVEVATMPGKGTLIITGRAGDVMQESAQAALSYARSRSEQLSIPLNFREVLDLHIHLPEGATPKDGPSAGITMAAALISALMRRPVRNDTAMTGEITLLGRVLPIGGVKDKALAAHRHGIKRLILPEENRREVIRIPENVRRDMEFIFVESMDQVIAAAILFESDREISRNGRHEPDRLESERPAYPATQIPASGPIISDL; translated from the coding sequence ATGAGTCGTCACGAGCTGTATGCGCACCGATATCCGCTCTTGCCGCTCAAGAACGTCGTCATCTTCCCACGCAACATCGTCACCTTGCTGGTTGGGCGTCCCCGCTCCATTCAGGCAGTCGAAGAAGCGCTTTCCGGCAATCATCGGTTGGTCGTGACCGCGCATCGCGATGCGGACGCGGAGGATCCATCGCCCGACGATCTCTACTCGATCGGGTCGCTGGTCGATCTCGTATCCGTCGAACGGCAACCGAGCAACGCAATTCAGGTCGTGCTCGAAGGCAAGTCGCGCGTGCGCATCAGCCAGTTCGACACGGTTCGCCCCTACTTCACCATCGCCGCGGAAGAGCTGCGCGAGCCAAAGAACGATTCTCCCGACACGCGCGCGCTCATGCAGCACGTCCAGGAGCTTGCCAGCCGATACAACGACGCGCGTGAAAAGATGGCTCCCGAGATCCTGGATATGGTGCAACGCGCCACCGATCCGGGTCATCTTGCTGACCTTCTGGCGACTCAGATCGTCTCTGAGACCGGACGTCGGCAGCACTTCCTGGAGCTCGTCGAACCGATCAAGCGCCTCGAGGAGATCGCGGTCCACCTGGCCGAAGACCTGAATGTGGCCGAGCTCGAAAGCCGCATTCAGGATCGCGTGCGGGAGCAGGTCGAGAAACAGCAGCGCGAGTATTACCTCACCCAGCAGCTCAAGGCGATTCACGATGAGCTCTCTGGCGAGGGTGGCAACGAGCTCGACGGATTCCGGCAGAAGATCAAGAACAGCGGCATGCCCGCGGACATCGAAGACAAGATGCTTCGAGAGGTCGGACGTCTCGAACGCATGCCATCGGTGTCAGCCGAAGCGACCGTCGTTCGGACGTATCTCGATGTCATGCTCGCGCTCCCCTGGGCCGAGCAATCGGTCGATCGGCTCGACATCGACGAAGCCGAAGCGTTGCTGAACGAGGACCACTACGGTCTCGAGCAAGTCAAGGACCGCATCCTCGACTTCCTCGCCGTGCGCAAGCTGCGCACCGAAAACGGGATGAGCGATCGTGCCTCGTCCCAGATACTCTGCCTTGCTGGTCCTCCAGGGGTCGGCAAGACAAGTCTGGGCCGCTCGATCGCCGCTTCGATGGGTCGCAAGTTCGTGCGCGTCAGTCTCGGCGGCGTTCGGGACGAAGCCGAGATCCGCGGTCACCGGCGGACCTACATCGGCGCGATGCCAGGGCGCATCATCACGGCCATGCGCCAGGCCGAAACGACAAATCCAGTCATCCTGCTGGACGAGATCGACAAGCTCTCCGCCGATTTCCGTGGCGATCCCGCGGCCGCGTTATTGGAAGTGCTCGACCCTGAGCAGAATGCCCAGTTCACCGATCACTTCATCGATGCCCCGTACGATCTTTCGAAGGTCCTCTTTGTCACAACCGCGAACTATCTCCAGCAGGTGCCGCGTCCGTTGCGCGACCGCATGGAAATCATCGAGATCTCTGGCTACACCGAGGACGAAAAAGTCGAAATTGGCAAGCGATACCTCTTGCCACGCCAGCTCGTTTCCCATGGTCTCAAACCGGAGAATGTGGATCTGCCGCGCTCGTCCTGGAGTTTTCTGGTGCGTGGCTACACCCGTGAAGCAGGTGTGCGCGAGCTGGAACGCGAGATCGCCGCAATCTGTCGCAAGGTCGCGCGCGAGGTCGTTCGCGGGAAGCACACCGACGAGCCCATCAGCGTTGCATTGATCGAACACTATCTCGGTCCGCGGCATTTCCAGGTCGATCACGATCTTGGGGACAGCCAAGTCGGTGTTGCGATGGGACTTGGCACAACGGAGATCGGAGGCGAGCTCATTCCGGTCGAAGTCGCCACCATGCCCGGAAAAGGAACCCTCATCATCACCGGCCGTGCCGGAGATGTGATGCAAGAGTCGGCGCAGGCAGCGCTTTCCTATGCCCGCTCGCGTTCCGAGCAGCTCAGCATCCCGCTGAACTTCCGCGAAGTGCTGGACCTGCACATCCATCTGCCGGAGGGCGCGACGCCGAAAGACGGTCCCTCTGCTGGAATCACGATGGCGGCGGCGTTGATTTCTGCCCTGATGCGCCGTCCAGTGCGCAACGACACCGCCATGACCGGCGAGATCACCTTGCTCGGGCGCGTGCTTCCGATTGGTGGCGTGAAGGACAAGGCACTGGCAGCGCATCGCCACGGCATCAAGCGACTGATTCTCCCGGAAGAAAACCGGCGCGAGGTGATTCGCATCCCGGAGAACGTCCGGCGCGACATGGAGTTCATCTTCGTCGAGTCGATGGATCAGGTGATCGCGGCGGCCATCCTCTTCGAATCCGATCGGGAGATTTCGCGCAATGGACGGCACGAGCCCGATCGGCTCGAGTCGGAACGCCCGGCGTACCCGGCCACACAGATTCCGGCCTCGGGCCCGATCATCTCGGATCTCTAG
- a CDS encoding NAD(P)/FAD-dependent oxidoreductase codes for MGQPERYDAIVVGSGHNGLITAGYLAQSGKHVLVLERRDIIGGAAVTEDTFPGYRLSTCSYVCNLLLPEVVDDLQLVKYGYHVRPFEPTYFVPFPDGDYFMTFLDGDRTREQIARHSKKDADAYGHYWAMWDRILDRMQPLIRRPAPTEAEIAAAFAGPDGKEDWKILTETSIGDLLDRYFESDKVKAPYATGGVIGVNAGPRDPGTAYVKFHHLIGSIDGHQGAWGFVRGGMGSITQALAHACRDRGVEILTSAEVEEIELSNGAATGVRLSDGRRFAAPIVVSNADPHRTFLGMVGASHLPADLVAGIEQMRVKGSVVKLLVGMGELPDFTAMPGKEVGVQHTGGIVINPSIDYLQAAWEDCQRGNPSRLPFMDIYIQTATEDGTGLAPSGKHTLSAFVQYAPYDLAEGTWDERRAEIGQTIVDTIAAYAPNFPGAIEYMQVLGPPDIERIVGITGGNIFHGEIMPDQMFGNRPVPGYADYLTPIDGLYLCGSGAWPGGGVFGAPGRNAALRILGAFGDPAVRA; via the coding sequence ATGGGGCAACCGGAACGATACGACGCAATCGTGGTCGGATCGGGTCATAACGGGCTTATCACGGCTGGCTATCTCGCGCAGTCAGGCAAGCACGTCCTCGTGTTGGAACGGCGCGACATCATCGGCGGCGCTGCCGTGACCGAAGACACGTTTCCCGGCTACCGGCTCTCGACCTGCTCATATGTCTGCAATCTGCTGCTGCCCGAAGTGGTCGACGATCTGCAACTCGTGAAGTACGGGTACCACGTGCGGCCATTCGAGCCGACCTACTTCGTCCCGTTTCCCGATGGCGACTACTTCATGACCTTTCTGGACGGAGACCGAACACGCGAGCAGATCGCCCGGCACTCGAAAAAGGACGCTGACGCGTATGGCCACTACTGGGCGATGTGGGATCGCATCCTGGACCGGATGCAGCCGCTCATACGCCGTCCGGCGCCCACAGAGGCCGAGATCGCGGCAGCGTTTGCTGGCCCCGACGGCAAGGAGGATTGGAAGATCCTGACCGAGACGAGCATCGGCGACTTGCTCGACCGGTATTTCGAGTCGGACAAGGTCAAAGCGCCATATGCCACCGGGGGTGTGATCGGAGTCAACGCTGGTCCACGCGATCCTGGCACTGCCTATGTCAAGTTCCATCATTTGATTGGATCGATCGATGGGCACCAGGGCGCATGGGGTTTTGTGCGCGGAGGCATGGGCTCTATCACGCAGGCGCTGGCGCACGCCTGCCGGGACCGCGGTGTCGAGATTCTGACCTCGGCTGAAGTCGAAGAAATCGAGCTCTCGAATGGCGCCGCGACCGGCGTTCGTTTGTCCGATGGGCGACGCTTTGCTGCGCCAATCGTCGTCTCGAATGCCGATCCCCATCGCACCTTCCTCGGCATGGTGGGCGCCTCGCACTTGCCGGCCGACCTGGTCGCCGGGATCGAGCAGATGCGCGTCAAGGGGTCGGTCGTCAAGCTGTTGGTCGGCATGGGAGAGTTGCCCGATTTCACCGCGATGCCAGGGAAAGAGGTGGGCGTTCAGCACACCGGCGGAATCGTCATCAATCCATCGATCGACTACCTCCAGGCAGCCTGGGAAGACTGCCAACGGGGCAATCCGTCGCGGCTCCCATTCATGGATATCTACATTCAAACCGCCACCGAGGACGGCACCGGGCTCGCTCCATCGGGTAAGCACACGTTGAGCGCCTTCGTGCAATACGCACCTTATGACCTGGCTGAAGGCACCTGGGACGAGCGGCGCGCGGAGATTGGCCAGACCATTGTCGACACGATTGCCGCCTACGCTCCCAATTTCCCGGGCGCGATCGAGTACATGCAAGTGCTGGGACCACCCGACATCGAACGGATCGTCGGTATCACGGGCGGGAATATCTTCCATGGCGAGATCATGCCGGACCAGATGTTCGGCAACCGGCCGGTCCCGGGATACGCCGACTATCTGACGCCAATCGACGGACTCTATCTCTGTGGCAGCGGGGCGTGGCCGGGCGGCGGGGTCTTCGGCGCGCCTGGACGCAATGCCGCATTGCGCATCCTGGGCGCCTTCGGCGATCCGGCCGTTCGCGCATGA
- a CDS encoding L,D-transpeptidase, protein MRPASFRVRVLAVALTIAGLLLSSNAASSLAQEWSPPRTVWVADAGHTLDGYFLDLWREYPELMGQPITEEWESPIEVEGFGRADRFVQYFEHMAIVYVEEGADQEEQVQVLPLGQEAVERDAAELAKHSLPSSATCGTLAATACLEFKSTSHTIRGGFLTYWNDHDGVRLIGDPLTEEFVSSDGYTTQYFEKMVLRWKDGLAVSPRAVGSESARAQKLPTEKIHQPNAVPVYDETLFVEPKIDPSQVVPGGEPVVGVGAMDAGPGPQQGAFKEIVVSVGRQSLWAYENGKLVTATLVSTGTAEVKETTTPVGQYTILTKFQKQTMQGVINNEAYKVEDVPWVMYFDNLGNALHGTYWHDNFGQPMSHGCVNLPMNVAQYLYTWAPEGTAVSIIP, encoded by the coding sequence GTGCGACCCGCATCCTTTCGTGTCCGAGTGCTTGCAGTCGCTCTGACAATTGCTGGATTGTTGCTCTCCTCGAACGCTGCGTCGAGTCTGGCGCAAGAATGGTCGCCTCCGCGCACCGTCTGGGTGGCGGACGCCGGGCATACGCTCGATGGATATTTCCTCGATCTGTGGCGAGAGTATCCCGAGCTCATGGGACAACCGATCACCGAGGAGTGGGAGTCCCCCATCGAGGTCGAGGGCTTCGGGCGAGCAGATCGATTCGTCCAATATTTCGAGCACATGGCCATTGTCTACGTGGAAGAGGGCGCGGACCAGGAGGAACAGGTTCAGGTTCTTCCCCTCGGGCAGGAAGCCGTCGAGCGCGATGCTGCTGAGCTTGCCAAGCATTCCCTGCCTTCTTCCGCCACCTGTGGAACGCTGGCTGCGACCGCATGTCTGGAGTTCAAATCGACCAGCCACACGATACGTGGCGGGTTCCTGACCTACTGGAATGACCACGACGGAGTCCGATTGATCGGCGATCCGCTGACCGAGGAGTTCGTTTCGAGCGACGGATACACCACACAGTACTTCGAAAAGATGGTGCTGCGCTGGAAAGACGGTCTCGCGGTATCACCGCGCGCTGTCGGCTCCGAATCGGCAAGAGCGCAGAAGCTCCCGACTGAAAAGATCCACCAGCCGAACGCGGTTCCGGTCTATGACGAGACGCTTTTTGTCGAACCCAAGATCGATCCATCGCAGGTCGTTCCGGGTGGAGAACCGGTGGTCGGTGTTGGCGCCATGGACGCCGGGCCGGGACCGCAGCAAGGCGCGTTCAAGGAGATCGTCGTTTCGGTCGGACGCCAGTCGCTTTGGGCATACGAGAACGGAAAGCTCGTCACGGCTACCCTGGTGAGCACCGGCACCGCCGAGGTGAAGGAAACGACTACGCCGGTCGGCCAATACACCATTCTCACCAAGTTCCAGAAACAGACGATGCAGGGTGTCATCAACAACGAGGCGTACAAGGTCGAGGATGTCCCATGGGTCATGTACTTCGACAATCTCGGCAACGCGTTGCACGGCACCTACTGGCATGATAATTTCGGGCAACCAATGAGCCACGGGTGTGTCAACTTGCCAATGAATGTTGCGCAGTACCTCTACACGTGGGCGCCAGAAGGCACGGCCGTTTCGATCATTCCTTAA
- a CDS encoding quinone-dependent dihydroorotate dehydrogenase produces MSACDRALDSLYRLSKSGLFHLDPERVHDRAIRSLARTSRRTLLLNALFLCAPEPDPRLAVQIFNQELPLPLGIAAGFDKNAVAFPALLALGFGSVETGTVTPLPQSGNPRPRVFRLPEDRGLINRMGFPNNGVESVVNNLIALRQPSRLVGCNIGPNKASVEEGRAPEDFARSWRRVAPYCSYVAVNISSPNTPGLRSHQRADALDAILLAVRRERNARQHRPLVLKISPDLSDDELEDVVSVALKHRVDAIAATNTTLDRPATLRSAHARESGGLSGAPLAQRSAAIVRQLVRLVDGQALVIAAGGIFTGRDVLSAISSGASFAQTYTGFIYRGPAMPALVQREMLDLMEKHGIPDLTQLRGSGFQL; encoded by the coding sequence ATGAGCGCGTGCGATCGGGCGCTCGATTCACTCTATCGACTGTCCAAATCCGGGCTTTTCCACCTCGACCCGGAGCGCGTTCACGATCGGGCGATCCGATCGCTCGCTCGAACGTCGCGACGTACGCTGCTTCTGAACGCCCTCTTCCTGTGCGCGCCGGAGCCCGATCCTCGCCTGGCGGTACAGATCTTCAACCAGGAGCTCCCCTTGCCCCTTGGCATCGCAGCCGGGTTCGACAAGAACGCGGTCGCCTTTCCAGCGCTCCTCGCCCTTGGCTTTGGATCGGTCGAAACAGGAACCGTGACGCCGCTCCCGCAGTCCGGGAATCCTCGGCCGCGTGTCTTCCGCCTTCCGGAGGATCGCGGGCTCATCAACCGCATGGGGTTTCCCAACAATGGCGTCGAGTCGGTGGTCAACAATCTGATCGCGCTTCGGCAGCCGAGCAGGCTTGTGGGCTGCAACATCGGTCCCAACAAGGCATCGGTGGAGGAAGGTCGCGCCCCCGAGGACTTTGCACGGTCATGGAGGCGTGTCGCTCCTTATTGCTCGTACGTCGCCGTGAACATCTCGTCACCGAATACCCCCGGGTTGCGCTCGCATCAGCGTGCTGATGCGCTGGATGCAATCCTGCTGGCCGTGCGGCGCGAACGCAACGCGCGGCAACATCGCCCGTTGGTGCTCAAGATCTCACCCGATCTCTCCGACGATGAGCTCGAGGACGTCGTCTCGGTTGCGTTGAAGCACCGTGTCGACGCGATTGCGGCGACGAACACGACCCTCGATCGGCCAGCCACTTTGCGATCGGCCCATGCGCGGGAGTCGGGAGGACTGAGCGGGGCGCCACTTGCGCAACGCTCAGCCGCGATCGTGCGACAGTTGGTGCGCCTTGTCGATGGCCAGGCGCTCGTCATCGCAGCAGGCGGCATCTTCACCGGACGGGACGTCCTGTCCGCGATCTCCTCAGGTGCGTCCTTCGCGCAGACCTATACCGGGTTCATCTACAGGGGTCCGGCAATGCCGGCGCTGGTGCAGCGGGAAATGCTGGACCTCATGGAAAAGCACGGCATCCCGGATCTGACCCAGTTGCGCGGTTCTGGCTTTCAGCTGTAG
- a CDS encoding TIGR00730 family Rossman fold protein has translation MTKKRTTVIEEMGWIDSDHSVANPTINRAVYQGRPTDDQILLGWSAEDRALAGAFTHTDPWRVMRIQGEVVAGFDALAEIGPAISVFGSARVGQESPYFAAARETGRKLSEAGFAVITGGGPGIMEAANQGAMEAGGCSIGLNIELPHEQGLNSFVNLPLNFRYFFVRKLMFVKYAEGFVIFPGGFGTLDELFEALTLIQTGKLDDFPVVLFGTAFWDSLLDWIGRDLLDNKLIVARDLDRLIVTDDVDQIVQTMLDRHNNR, from the coding sequence ATGACAAAGAAGCGCACGACGGTGATCGAGGAGATGGGCTGGATCGACAGTGACCATTCGGTCGCCAACCCAACCATAAATCGCGCTGTCTATCAGGGACGCCCGACCGACGATCAGATTCTCCTCGGCTGGTCGGCAGAGGACCGCGCGCTGGCGGGAGCCTTCACGCACACCGATCCTTGGCGCGTCATGCGCATCCAGGGCGAGGTCGTAGCCGGATTCGATGCGCTCGCGGAGATAGGCCCAGCCATCTCCGTCTTCGGTTCAGCACGCGTTGGCCAGGAGTCTCCGTATTTTGCGGCAGCGCGCGAAACCGGCAGAAAACTGTCAGAAGCCGGGTTTGCCGTGATCACGGGCGGCGGTCCCGGCATTATGGAGGCTGCCAACCAGGGAGCTATGGAAGCTGGCGGCTGCTCGATCGGGTTGAACATAGAGCTGCCACATGAGCAAGGGCTCAACTCATTCGTCAATCTTCCCCTGAACTTCCGCTACTTCTTCGTGCGCAAGCTGATGTTCGTGAAATACGCCGAAGGATTCGTCATCTTCCCAGGAGGGTTCGGGACGCTCGATGAGCTCTTCGAGGCGCTCACGTTGATTCAAACAGGAAAGCTCGACGACTTTCCCGTGGTGCTTTTCGGAACGGCGTTTTGGGATTCGCTACTCGACTGGATCGGCCGCGATCTGCTCGACAACAAACTGATCGTCGCTCGAGACCTCGACCGCCTGATCGTGACGGACGATGTCGACCAGATCGTGCAAACGATGCTCGACAGGCATAACAACCGGTAG